AGAGTGTTCACCAAGTGGGGGTGTCAGCCCTAAACCCGGGGCAGAGCTGATAATGTTCCAAACTCCTCCTGCTCTTCAGTCTGCTGCttcgagcagcagcagcagagtgctGTAAAACCACCTCCAGGGCAGCAGGCCAGCTGCAGGGTGCAGCATGGTCACGTTTGGCACAAGTGAAGGATCCCTTCCTGTCACAGTCAGGCCCTACAGGTTCTGCAGCATTTAATGTTGTTTATCTCCAAACCTTCCTTCTCTGCCCCCGAGACTAGAGGAGTGAATGGGAACTCCCTGAAGTGACTCAAGCCTTTCCTTTGCAAACAGAGGAGCTGTTGTGGGAACTACTCCTCCACCCCCAAACCTTCAGCACAGGCATCTGAGGAAGCCTGCTTTGCTCCGGGGAGGAACGTGGGCAGGAGCCTGAGCAATAAATGTTCTCCATCCCATGCAAACAACAGTGTCTTTGTGTTCAGCTGCAGTTAGCCCTCAGTTCAGAACAGCTGGTTAGCACCGAGCTCAGGCCTGAGGGGCTGCTGCAAGGAGGAAGGACAGTTGTGGAAACTCCTCATCGTTTTCCTGGCAGTTGGGGTGTCAGCCTCTGGAGCAAGCAGACAGGCAGCTGGTTGCTTAACAGCACTCCACGTGTTTTTCCAAACCCCAGCCTCCTCCCTGTCTCTGCTGTGACAGCCTGCAGCTGGCCAGAGCATCAGAGCTCTTCCATCAGGCTTGGATCTTGCCAGACACGTGGGATACCCTGAGCTTATACCTTCTATCACAAGCTGGTCCCTTCAGCCTCTACCTCAGAGCAAGGACGtgtgtccctgctcccctcccacgtgcccagctccagctgatgCCAGGAGCCCACCTGCTTTGCCAAAGGGCTGCTGGGATCTCACTGAGTTCCCTAAACTGAGTTATCCTTATCTCCAACAAACTTAGATTAACAAACTCTCTGTGTGCTATTATATGTGGTGCATAACCTGCCTGAAAATTGCTGATACAGACACCTGGCAGCATGCAAATAGTTGTATTCAAATAGACATTAGCATGAATAATTAGAAAAATGTATGATTTTGGAGTGGATTTCTGTCCTAGTGCCGTGTATTACATCTTTTGGCTCTTAAACTTTGGGTTATAAACTAAATGATTGCTAAATCTCTAATGGTACATgtcagagttttttttttttcccttattttgaAGCATCTGTCACATGTCATCACTGAAAATTCCTGGATTATAAGTTACTTTTGGTGCAGATAAGAGAGCCTGTTCCCCTCCAGGGTGTTAGTTTTCCCAGTTGTGCTCAGTTTTCCATCTGACATAAACCAGCTTTCAGTCACCAGTCATCTTGGTGAGGTTTTTTGGGCTGAATAGAGTTATTTCAGCTCATCCAGCTATTGAGCTCTTGTAATGGTAACAGGTATAAAAATGAGTAAAAGGTGagttatgttttttttcctggtattaAGAGGAGAGATGAGATGGATTATAGGTAGGGAATGTACTGGCTGGATAAAAACAATTGCTAGCACACTGATTAAGATTCTCTGCTTCTGTCTAGGCAAAGTCTGGCTACGTGAATCTCACAGGGATTGATTATTCACCTTCTGCAATACAGCTTTCAGAAAAagtaagagagaaagaagggatgTCTAACATTAAATTAAAGGTAAGACTTGAGAGAAAGGTAATTGAGGAAATAGAAAGCAATTGAGCCCAAGATTAAATGAGCTAATTGATATGCAGATGTACTCAGTGTACTAAATGAATGGTGTCTTTTGAGATTCATTTGTGAGAGAGCTCTACTCTcaataaataaatctgtttatgggaagatttttggtttttatttggtttgtaaCAGTCATTAAGGCTAACAAGAATTTCCCTGCTTGGAACAGGGTAGTGGTTTGCCAAGTGGCAAGTTCTGTATTTTAGCTGCTACATTCTAAATTTCAGACTTGAGGCAGAGGAAGAAATCCTTAAGGGATAGAATGCCTACCATTAGCTGAACAGCAGGAAGGTTGAGAGGCCTTGTTGGAGCAGGGGTAGGAGCAGATGACCTCCAAAggccccttccagcctcagccaCACTGGGATTCTGTGGCTGCCTGTCCTTCTGAGCTCTCTGCGGTGCTGTTCTACCCTCCTGTGTGATGTCTCTGCCGCTGTGTGTCAGCTGTAAAGTCTCTTTGTGGCAGGCTCTGTCTGTTCTCCTGCATTTGTGCAGTGCTTGGCACATGGCAGGGATCAAAGtacaaataatgttttaaagaatGAGCTTCAAGTGTGTTAGTTTGAGCTTTAGATTACAGCAAATAGATCATCACACAATGTGTAGAGAAGAAAGAAGCTGCCATGGCACTGTGAGTTACCCCTCCCTGAGCACACCCATTGTCAGGATTGAAGCTTTGTATCCTAAAGTCTTGCTTTGTATTAAAGATTCAGGAGCAGAAGATTGTTCTCACAGCTGCAGACTTCTGGTTTAGGTAGAAGACTTCCTGGCACCCTCAGCTGAGCTGTCAGGCTTTGACATTTGCATTGACAAGGGGACTTTTGATGCCATAAGCCTCGACCCCAGTGATGCAGCGGGGAAGCGGAAGCTGTACGTGGGATCCCTGGGCAGGGTGCTGAAACCAGAGGGCTTCTTCCTCATCACCTCTTGCAACTGGAccaaggaggagctgctgaacGAGTTCAGAGAAGGTAGGCAGCTGAACAGAGCCCTCTGCCAACGTGGGGTTGCTGAAGGAAGGGATGAGGGAATTTTAATGTGTGTGTTAGCATATTGACTTTCCCAGATCAGGATTAGAGGAGGTGAAGCGATTAGGAAATGCTCCAGCCTGTCTTCCCTCTGTTTTCCTGGGGAATTACTACTCCTGTGTTTGCCAGTGCCAAGGGAGGACGGGTTTCCTGACACCTTGGAGGTTGGGAATTTCAATCTAATTACCCTGGGAAAGTGTGTGTGGCTGGCTGCTACTTTTTGGGTCCTTGATTACTAGACCCAGTTCACCCTTTGATTGCTCCGATTTTGGGGTAACATTGTTACCCATGTTTAGAGGAACTGGCAAGTCTGTGACCTTTTCTGTCACTTTTGATCCATCTAGGAGGTTTTTTTACATGCCAGTCAGCTCCTG
This region of Vidua macroura isolate BioBank_ID:100142 chromosome 8, ASM2450914v1, whole genome shotgun sequence genomic DNA includes:
- the EEF1AKMT2 gene encoding EEF1A lysine methyltransferase 2 isoform X2, which produces MVRIIRWLEKHKVPLDSSVLDIGTGNGVLLVELAKSGYVNLTGIDYSPSAIQLSEKVREKEGMSNIKLKVEDFLAPSAELSGFDICIDKGTFDAISLDPSDAAGKRKLYVGSLGRVLKPEGFFLITSCNWTKEELLNEFREGFEILEELPTPKFCFGGRIGNSVTALVFQRKKGRPSILDKLD